One window from the genome of Paramisgurnus dabryanus chromosome 24, PD_genome_1.1, whole genome shotgun sequence encodes:
- the yju2b gene encoding probable splicing factor YJU2B — translation MGERKGVNKYYPPDFDPAKHGSINGYWKTHPLRERARKLSQGILIIRFEMPYNIWCDGCKNHIGMGVRYNAEKKKVGTYYTTPIYRFRMKCHLCVNYIEMQTDPATCDYVIVSGAQRKEERWDMAENEQILTTEHSEKEKLETDAMYKLDHGGKDKEKLRAAIPSLTDLQEHQASWKDDFQLNSALRRKFRSEKKLIAEEEEKDNAVRLRTGLSIPLVPEREEDKKLASLLTLQAPDSYEDKKQTKRQQISFRSWFGSPSSAVGGAAGSLLQKLGQQGRGAAVAKALSSTIPSSHVLVRRKSDGGNGATNSVVSSTGQNPELDREDTNQDKPQHKNDANEIKDIDNNSCSAETQKKDTSDNVRIAEVHCGIAVENGTGSSIGKSLVVDYSDSDSESNSELS, via the exons ATG GGTGAGAGGAAAGGAGTGAACAAATACTATCCCCCGGATTTCGATCCAGCCAAG CATGGCTCCATTAATGGCTATTGGAAAACTCACCCACTACGGGAGAGGGCCAGGAAACTGTCTCAAGGCATTCTCATCATACG TTTTGAGATGCCTTATAATATCTGGTGTGATGGCTGTAAGAATCATATAGGCATGG gggTCCGATACAACGCAGAGAAGAAGAAAGTTGGCACTTATTACACAACACCAATATACAG GTTCAGAATGAAGTGCCATCTGTGTGTCAACTACATCGAGATGCAGACAGATCCAGCCACCTGTGATTATGTCATCGTGAGCGGAGCCCAGAGAAAAGAGGAAAGATGGGATATGGCTGAAAATGAGCAGATACTCACTACCG AGCACAGCGAGAAAGAGAAACTGGAAACGGATGCCATGTATAAATTAGATCACGGAGGGAAAGACAAGGAAAAGTTGCGTGCCGCCATACCGTCTCTCACTGACCTACAAGAGCACCAGGCCAGCTGGAAAGATGACTTTCAGCTCAACAGCGCCCTCCGCAGGAAGTTCAGG AGTGAGAAGAAATTGATAGCAGAGGAAGAGGAGAAGGACAATGCGGTGCGATTGAGGACCGGTCTGTCCATCCCTTTGGTACCAGAGAGGGAGGAGGATAAGAAACTAGCGTCATTGCTCACCTTGCAGGCCCCTGACT CGTATGAAGACAAAAAGCAGACGAAAAGGCAACAGATATCATTTCGCTCCTGGTTCGGTAGCCCGTCTTCAGCTGTAGGGGGAGCTGCTGGGAGTCTCCTGCAAAAGTTAGGACAGCAGGGACGGGGAGCGGCCGTCGCCAAAGCACTTTCCTCTACAATACCCAGTTCACACGTCCTGGTACGCAGAAAGTCAGATGGCGGCAACGGTGCTACAAACTCAGTGGTATCCTCCACTGGCCAAAACCCAGAATTGGACAGAGAAGATACAAACCAAGACAAACCTCAACACAAGAATGATGCGAATGAGATCAAGGACATAGACAATAATAGCTGCTCCGCAGAGACGCAAAAGAAAGACACGTCAGATAATGTTCGGATTGCAGAGGTGCATTGTGGGATAGCAGTGGAAAACGGCACTGGATCGAGTATTGGAAAGTCTCTGGTTGTGGACTACAGTGACTCGGACTCTGAATCTAACAGTGAACTCTCatag